One Cryptomeria japonica chromosome 9, Sugi_1.0, whole genome shotgun sequence genomic window carries:
- the LOC131858261 gene encoding putative UPF0481 protein At3g02645, with the protein MDAQREECLVNVSQDSSGHEAALQQDQEQKKDPRTKNCLVAFKMKPAPFYLDEQSIYPAPLCLKNDNTVSFYHPKEISFGPWHFDFCPKYFKKEENSVNLIELWKSEIAWNFDGLESMVEDLKSETIQKKLKKSYGETRKDPEVLAWLLARDGCFVLEVLGKFEDPPKAENGHKTQLQHILDRKNHHPLLNDIVKDMFKLENQLPLWVLEKIKETMEGHVVEVYWFEGALKNLSPVEVKGGDGNREYKKGIHLLQLLGEYMVDNGKSSEVEKNKNQDSEGAKQSKRPQANNAECLKKQGENIIMGLVVIFFVLLCIFLSPVFIIWFLWLAISLVWESYQHHKWSEADKDDSHLHVPTVEELHRIGVKFKKLEHRGIRQINFDNKRSILYLPKFTVDDKSEMILRNLLVLETHWEDSDKIVTRYVVLINDLVNTAGDVSRLRQEGIISNKLGSDEDVARLWNSITIPATDRPSYRPIDAAAERISAYRNKRLKILWAQFRSLHCSKPWLVASLLGGITVLALTVVQVVCLFYSCEKV; encoded by the coding sequence ATGGACGCACAAAGGGAAGAATGCTTAGTTAATGTCAGTCAAGATAGTTCAGGGCATGAAGCCGCACTCCAGCAGGATCAGGAACAGAAAAAGGATCCCAGGACAAAAAATTGTCTAGTTGCTTTCAAGATGAAGCCTGCTCCCTTTTACCTTGATGAGCAGTCCATTTATCCTGCTCCGCTGTGTTTGAAGAATGACAACACGGTGTCATTCTACCATCCTAAAGAGATCTCCTTTGGTCCTTGGCATTTCGACTTTtgtccaaaatatttcaaaaaagaaGAAAATTCTGTAAACTTAATAGAGCTTTGGAAGTCAGAAATCGCGTGGAATTTTGATGGCCTAGAATCGATGGTGGAGGATTTGAAGAGCGAGACGATCCAGAAAAAACTAAAGAAAAGCTATGGTGAAACAAGGAAAGACCCTGAGGTCCTTGCATGGCTCCTGGCAAGAGATGGTTGCTTCGTCTTAGAAGTCCTCGGCAAATTTGAAGATCCACCTAAAGCTGAAAATGGTCACAAGACCCAGCTACAACACATTCTTGACAGGAAAAATCACCACCCTTTGTTGAACGACATAGtcaaggatatgttcaaattggaAAATCAGTTACCGCTATGGGTTTTGGAAAAAATCAAGGAGACAATGGAAGGTCATGTAGTGGAAGTTTACTGGTTTGAGGGTGCACTGAAAAATCTATCTCCAGTTGAAGTAAAGGGGGGAGATGGAAACCGGGAATACAAAAAAGGGATTCATCTCTTGCAATTGCTTGGTGAATATATGGTCGACAATGGAAAATCCTCTGAAGTGGAAAAGAATAAAAATCAAGACAGTGAGGGAGCAAAGCAATCTAAACGTCCACAGGCCAATAACGCTGAATGCCTTAAGAAGCAAGGTGAAAACATCATCATGGGGCTAGTGGTCATATTCTTTGTATTATTATGTATTTTCCTGTCCCCAGTTTTCATCATCTGGTTTCTCTGGTTAGCTATCTCGCTGGTATGGGAATCGTATCAGCATCACAAGTGGAGTGAAGCAGACAAGGATGACAGTCACCTTCATGTTCCAACTGTAGAGGAGTTGCATAGAATAGGAGTGAAATTCAAGAAACTGGAGCATAGAGGAATCAGACAGATAAACTTCGACAACAAACGCTCAATACTGTACCTGCCCAAGTTCACAGTTGACGACAAATCGGAGATGATACTGAGAAACCTTTTGGTGTTGGAGACGCACTGGGAAGATTCAGATAAAATAGTAACGAGGTACGTAGTGCTCATTAACGACCTTGTTAACACTGCTGGGGACGTGTCCCGCTTGAGACAAGAGGGCATCATCTCCAACAAACTTGGAAGCGACGAGGACGTGGCTCGCCTCTGGAATTCTATTACTATTCCCGCCACCGACAGACCGAGTTATCGCCCGATTGACGCGGCTGCGGAAAGGATAAGTGCTTACCGCAACAAACGGCTGAAGATTCTATGGGCTCAGTTTAGGAGTCTCCATTGTTCTAAGCCATGGTTAGTCGCCTCTCTTCTTGGAGGAATAACCGTTCTTGCATTAACGGTTGTGCAAGTCGTTTGTCTATTTTACAGCTGTGAGAAAGTTTAA